Proteins found in one Fibrobacter succinogenes genomic segment:
- the recR gene encoding recombination mediator RecR, with protein MNVEPQSLENLISEFASLPGIGLKTARRLAYHMLSRRKSDVERFADSLMQAAEKVHPCPRCHAFTDEEICPTCRAREGAKSICVVEKNSDILPFERSSVHKGLYFVLGGVISPLDGIGPEALHLPQLVERIKQENIEELVLALGSSPEADSTALMIDRMLDGVNVKRTRLARGIPMGSDLEFIDEVTMLRAFEGRVSL; from the coding sequence ATGAACGTTGAACCGCAAAGTCTGGAAAATTTGATTTCCGAATTCGCCTCCCTCCCGGGGATCGGTTTAAAGACGGCTCGCCGCCTAGCCTACCATATGCTCTCGCGCCGCAAGAGCGATGTAGAACGCTTTGCCGACAGCTTGATGCAAGCCGCAGAAAAAGTCCACCCGTGCCCGCGTTGCCACGCTTTCACCGATGAAGAAATCTGCCCCACTTGCAGGGCTCGCGAAGGCGCCAAGTCCATTTGCGTTGTCGAAAAAAATTCAGATATTTTACCTTTTGAACGTTCATCCGTCCACAAGGGTCTTTACTTTGTCCTTGGCGGTGTAATTTCTCCGCTCGACGGCATTGGTCCCGAAGCGCTCCACTTGCCGCAACTCGTGGAACGCATCAAGCAAGAAAATATCGAAGAACTGGTCCTAGCCTTGGGCTCTAGCCCCGAAGCCGACAGCACCGCACTCATGATTGACCGCATGCTAGACGGCGTCAACGTCAAGCGCACTCGCCTCGCCCGCGGAATCCCGATGGGCAGCGATCTGGAATTCATCGACGAAGTCACCATGCTTCGCGCATTCGAAGGGAGAGTTTCCTTATGA